One Struthio camelus isolate bStrCam1 chromosome 10, bStrCam1.hap1, whole genome shotgun sequence genomic region harbors:
- the AARS1 gene encoding alanine--tRNA ligase, cytoplasmic has translation MEATLTASQIRQRFIDFFKDNKHTYVHSSSTIPLDDPTLLFANAGMNQFKPIFLNTIDPSHPLAKLNRATNTQKCIRAGGKHNDLDDVGKDVYHHTFFEMLGSWSFGDYFKELACKLALDLLTKEFGIPVERLYVTYFGGNEAAGLQPDLECKQIWLDLGLAEGRILPGNMKDNFWEMGDTGPCGPCSEIHYDRIGDRDASHLVNQDDPNVLEIWNLVFIQFNREADGSLKPLPKKSIDTGMGLERLVSVLQNKMSNYDTDLFIPYFEAIQKGTGARPYKGQVGADDADGIDMAYRVLADHARTITLALSDGGRPDNTGRGYVLRRILRRAVRYSHEKLNAPKGFFATLVDVVVQSLGDAFPELKKDPDMVKDIINEEEDQFLKTLSRGRRILDRKIQSLGDSKSIPGDTAWLLYDTYGFPVDLTGLIAEEKGLAVDMEGFEEERKNAQLKSQGKGAGGEDLLMLDIYAIEELRARGLEVTDDSPKYSYASDPSGVYDFGSLVATVKAIRREKKFVEEVSTGQECGIILDCTCFYAEQGGQIYDEGYMVKDDAGREDKTEFTVKNVQVRGGYVLHIGTLYGSLKVGDQVHLSIDETRRRSVMSNHTATHILNFALRSVLGEADQRGSLVAPDKLRFDFTAKGALSTQEIKKVEGIANQIIEEAKTVYAKDCILAAAKAIQGLRAVFDETYPDPVRVVSIGIPVEELLADPSGPAGSITSIEFCGGTHLQNSSHAGPFVIVSEEAIAKGIRRIVAVSGAEARKALRKVDSLKKLLSDLDAKVKVQTAPNKDVQKEIADLSETLATAIIPQWQKDELREAVKALKKVMDDLDRASKANIQKRVLEKTKQVIESHPNQPLVIMEMENGASAKALNESLKLFKTQSPQTATMLFAVDNEAGRITCLCQVPQETVKKGLKASQWVQEVSALMDGKGGGKDVSAQATGKNVGCLEQALKLATDFAKLHLGELKN, from the exons TTCAAACCCATCTTCCTCAATACTATTGACCCCTCACACCCGCTGGCTAAACTGAACAGAGCTACTAACACTCAGAAGTGCATCCGAGCTGGGGGCAAGcacaatgacctggatgatgtgGGAAAAGATGTCTACCACCACACCTTCTTCGAGATGTTGGGGTCCTGGTCCTTTGGGGATTATTTCAAG GAACTTGCTTGTAAGCTGGCACTGGACCTTCTCACCAAGGAGTTTGGCATCCCTGTTGAAAGACTCTATGTCACTTACTTTGGTGGAAATGAAGCTGCAGGACTGCAGCCAGACCTGGAGTGCAAGCAGATCTGGCTGGATTTGGG GCTGGCTGAGGGTAGGATTCTGCCCGGCAATATGAAGGATAACTTCTGGGAAATGGGAGACACGGGCCCCTGTGGCCCTTGCAGCGAGATCCACTACGACCGGATTGGGGACAGAGATGCCTCACACCTGGTCAATCAGGATGACCCCAATGTCCTGGAGATCTGGAACCTGGTGTTCATACAGTTCAACAG GGAAGCTGATGGGagtctgaaacctcttcccaagAAGAGCATTGATACGGGGATGGGTCTGGAGAGGCTGGTTTCTGTGCTGCAGAACAAGATGTCCAACTACGACACTGACCTTTTCATTCCTTACTTTGAAGCCATCCAAAAG GGCACTGGCGCCAGGCCATACAAGGGACAGGTCGGTGCTGATGATGCAGATGGTATAGATATGGCCTACCGTGTGCTGGCTGACCATGCACGGACCATCACGCTGGCCCTTTCTGATGGGGGCAGACCTGACAACACTGGCAGAGG GTACGTGCTGAGACGGATTCTCCGACGGGCTGTGCGCTACTCCCATGAGAAGCTCAACGCCCCCAAGGGCTTCTTTGCTACACTGGTTGATGTTGTGGTGCAGTCGCTG GGGGATGCCTTCCCTGAGCTGAAGAAGGACCCAGATATGGTAAAAGACATCATCAATGAAGAAGAGGATCAGTTCCTGAAAACGCTCAGCAGAGGACGTCGCATCCTGGACAGGAAGATCCAGAGCCTGGGAGACAGTAAAAGCATCCCTG gtGACACTGCCTGGCTGCTGTATGACACCTATGGTTTTCCTGTGGATCTCACTGGGCTGATCGCAGAGGAGAAGGGCCTTGCTGTGGATATGGAGGGCTTTGAAGAAGAACGGAAAAATGCGCAG CTTAAATCCCAAGGCAAGGGTGCTGGAGGGGAGGACCTCCTCATGCTGGACATTTATGCCATTGAAGAGCTAAGGGCCCGAGGGCTGGAGGTGACTGACGACTCACCAAAATACAGCTATGCTTCAGATCCAAGCGGTGTCTATG attttgggagcctcgtggccacAGTGAAAGCCATCCGCAGGGAGAAGAAGTTTGTGGAGGAAGTGTCCACTGGCCAGGAGTGTGGGATAATACTGGACTGCACTTGCTTCTACGCTGAGCAGGGTGGGCAGATCTATGACGAGGGCTACATGGTCAAGGACGACGCCGGCAGGGAGGAT AAAACAGAGTTCACTGTGAAGAATGTGCAAGTTCGAGGGGGCTATGTGCTTCACATAGGAACTCTCTATGGGAGCTTGAAAGTAGGAGATCAGGTCCATCTATCTATTGATGAG ACCAGGCGGAGGTCGGTCATGAGCAACCACACGGCCACCCACATCCTCAACTTTGCCCTGCGCTCAGTGCTGGGAGAGGCTGACCAGAGAGGGTCGCTGGTTGCGCCGGACAAGCTGCGGTTTGACTTCACGGCCAAGGGAGCCTTGTCTACCCAGGAGATCAAGAAAGTTGAAGGGATTGCCAACCAGATAATTGAGGAAGCGAAG ACTGTGTACGCCAAGGACTGCATTCTCGCAGCAGCCAAAGCTATCCAAGGCTTGCGGGCTGTTTTTGATGAGACCTACCCCGATCCTGTCCGTGTGGTCTCAATCGGCATCCctgtggaggagctgctggctgaCCCCTCTGGTCCCGCAGGCTCCATCACTTCTATTGAGTTCTGCGGAGGGAC GCATTTGCAGAATTCTAGCCATGCTGGCCCCTTCGTGATTGTGTCAGAAGAAGCAATTGCTAAAGGCATCCGGAGGATAGTTGCAGTCAGTGGTGCCGAAGCTCGAAAG GCCCTCAGGAAAGTAGACAGCCTCAAGAAATTGCTGTCTGACTTGGACGCCAAAGTAAAGGTCCAGACAGCTCCCAACAAGGATGTACAGAAGGAGATTGCAGATCTCAGTGAG ACACTGGCCACTGCCATTATTCCACAGTGGCAGAAAGATGAGCTGAGAGAGGCTGTTAAAGCACTGAAGAAGGTTATGGATGACTTGGACCGGGCAAGCAAAGCCAACATCCAGAAAAGA gtgCTGGAGAAGACAAAGCAAGTCATTGAGAGTCACCCTAACCAGCCACTGGTCATCATGGAAATGGAAAACGGAGCCTCAGCAAAG GCGCTGAATGAATCTCTGAAGCTCTTCAAGACTCAGTCCCCCCAGACTGCCACCATGCTTTTTGCTGTAGATAACGAAGCCGGCAGAATCACCTGCCTGTGTCAAGTACCCCAG GAGACAGTGAAGAAGGGCCTGAAGGCCAGTCAGTGGGTGCAGGAGGTGTCTGCGTTGATGGATGGTAAAGGCGGCGGTAAAGACGTCTCTGCACAGGCTACAGGCAAGAACGTTGGCTGCCTGGAGCAGGCTCTGAAACTGGCCACGGACTTTGCCAAGCTCCACTTGGGGGAGCTGAAGAACTGA
- the EXOSC6 gene encoding exosome complex component MTR3, with translation MPLDHRRLRGPEESQPPEVWAAAAAGPGGAAAAADEEEEEGGRDPCALRPLFARAGLLSQAEGSAYVELGSGTKVLCAAWGPREAAAEPGGGGAAAAGGRLVCEFRRAPFAGRGPRAAAAREAEREAAAALREALEPAVRLARYPRARLAVSALLLQDGGSALAAAVSAAALALADAGVEMYDLAVGCALCRPPGAAAGWLLQPSEPEERRAAACLTVALLPSLNQVSGLLGGGQGGPPDSWAQALRLGLDGCHRLYPVLRQSLLRAARRRATPSTA, from the coding sequence ATGCCGCTGGATCACCGCCGCCTGCGCGGCCCTGAGGAGTCGCAGCCGCCGGAGgtgtgggcggcggcggccgccgggccggggggggcggcggcggcggcggacgaggaggaggaggagggggggcggGACCCGTGCGCCTTGCGGCCGCTGTTCGCCCGCGCGGGGCTGCTGAGCCAGGCGGAGGGCTCGGCCTACGTGGAGCTGGGCTCCGGCACCAAGGTGCTGTGCGCCGCCTGGGGCccgcgcgaggcggcggcggagccgggcggcggcggcgcggcggcagcgggggggcggCTGGTGTGCGAGTTCCGGCGCGCGCCCTTCGCGGGCcgcgggccgcgggcggcggcggcgcgcgaggcggagcgcgaggcggcggcggcgctgcgcgagGCGCTGGAGCCGGCGGTGCGGCTGGCGCGCTACCCCCGGGCGCGCCTGGCCGTCAGCgcgctgctgctgcaggacgGCGGCTCCGCCCTGGCCGCCGCCGTCAGCGCCGCCGCGCTGGCGCTCGCCGACGCCGGCGTGGAGATGTACGACCTGGCGGTGGGCTGCGCCCTgtgccggccgcccggcgccgccgccggctggctgctgcagcccagcgaGCCCGAGgagcgccgcgctgccgcctgcCTCACCGTggccctgctgccctccctcAACCAGGTGTCGGGGCTGCTGGGCGGTGGGCAAGGCGGGCCCCCCGACAGCTGGGCCCAGGCCCTGCGCCTCGGCCTCGATGGCTGCCACCGCCTCTACCCCGTGCTGCGGCAGAGCCTCCTGCGCGCTGCCCGACGCCGGGCCACCCCATCGACTGCCTGA